From the Alloalcanivorax dieselolei B5 genome, one window contains:
- a CDS encoding alpha/beta hydrolase family protein → MPGSSTGADPAPPPPPSPLSARQAVAATVEFGELHSNAQRVIWTRSDPRDGRFRVQEWTAAGRRTLTPEGFSVRSRVYEYGGSALCLGQDGLAFVNEDDQQLYWQGFSESRCHPLTDHPDRRYGGLAYDHHRDRIIAVEEWREDQETRHRLVTVGRDRTLRVLSEGADFYASPAISDDGHQLAWVEWDRPHQPWTASRLRHVKLTGDGQPGTALPGLDKPEHSVQQPRFDRQGRLLCPFDGSGHWRPWRFEHGQWQCLPGMEADHTSSPWLLGSRHYDTQPDGSPVTAWWRDGRGHLSVAGDAVPLAAMPADYHHFLAISASPLGVFCLAAGPRRGTTLLHLHTEEDGDVSILDAAPLPLEAATVSEPQTLMFASADDTRCQGFYYPPSPGDSAPPPLLVTVHGGPTSASFPLFNPAIQFWTQRGFAVLDLNYRGSVGFGREYRQSLAGQWGVSDVDDVLYAVEALIRERRADPRRLFLRGQSAGGFTVLNTLVRAPMTFRAAASLYGVSDPLRLRRQTHKFEADYIDWLIGDPERDAGRYQARSPLANAARLRTPTLFFQGLRDAVVLPEQTEAMVAALHANGVPVECVRFADEQHGFRSPRNRSLVLERELAFYRRHDPVGRESGQ, encoded by the coding sequence ATGCCCGGCTCATCTACCGGGGCTGATCCGGCCCCGCCACCGCCACCATCGCCACTGAGCGCCCGCCAGGCGGTGGCGGCCACGGTGGAGTTCGGCGAGTTGCACAGCAACGCGCAACGGGTGATCTGGACCCGTAGCGATCCCCGCGACGGCCGCTTTCGGGTGCAGGAATGGACAGCGGCGGGCCGCCGCACCCTGACGCCGGAAGGGTTCAGCGTGCGCTCGCGGGTCTACGAGTATGGAGGCAGTGCTCTGTGTCTGGGCCAGGACGGCCTGGCCTTTGTCAACGAAGACGACCAGCAGCTTTATTGGCAGGGGTTTTCCGAGTCGCGGTGCCATCCGCTCACCGACCACCCGGATCGCCGCTACGGCGGACTGGCCTACGACCACCACCGTGACCGGATCATCGCCGTGGAAGAATGGCGGGAGGACCAGGAAACACGGCACCGGCTGGTGACGGTGGGGCGAGACAGGACCTTGCGGGTACTGAGCGAGGGCGCCGATTTCTATGCGTCCCCCGCCATCAGTGACGACGGCCATCAGCTGGCCTGGGTGGAATGGGATCGCCCCCATCAGCCCTGGACGGCCAGCCGCCTACGCCACGTGAAACTGACCGGCGACGGCCAGCCCGGGACGGCCCTGCCCGGCCTCGACAAACCGGAGCATTCGGTGCAACAACCCCGTTTCGACCGGCAAGGGCGTTTGCTCTGCCCGTTCGACGGCAGCGGGCATTGGCGCCCATGGCGGTTCGAACACGGCCAATGGCAATGTCTGCCCGGCATGGAAGCGGATCACACCTCCAGCCCCTGGCTGCTCGGTTCCCGCCATTACGATACACAGCCGGACGGCAGCCCGGTGACGGCCTGGTGGCGGGACGGCCGGGGCCATCTGAGCGTTGCGGGAGACGCCGTCCCGCTGGCGGCGATGCCCGCGGACTATCATCATTTTCTTGCCATCAGCGCCAGCCCCCTGGGCGTGTTCTGCCTCGCCGCCGGGCCACGCCGGGGCACCACGTTATTGCATCTGCACACAGAGGAAGACGGCGATGTCTCCATACTCGATGCCGCGCCGCTGCCCCTGGAAGCGGCCACGGTATCGGAACCGCAAACGCTGATGTTCGCCAGCGCCGACGACACCCGCTGCCAGGGCTTTTATTACCCGCCCAGCCCCGGCGACAGTGCGCCGCCGCCGTTGTTGGTGACGGTTCATGGTGGCCCGACTTCGGCCAGTTTTCCGCTGTTCAATCCGGCGATACAGTTCTGGACTCAGCGCGGCTTCGCCGTGCTGGACCTGAATTACCGTGGCAGCGTCGGCTTCGGCCGTGAGTATCGTCAGTCCCTGGCCGGACAGTGGGGCGTCAGCGATGTGGACGATGTGCTGTACGCGGTGGAGGCACTGATAAGGGAACGGCGGGCGGATCCGCGCCGGCTGTTTTTGCGGGGACAAAGCGCCGGCGGCTTCACCGTGCTCAACACTCTGGTGCGCGCGCCGATGACCTTCCGCGCCGCCGCCAGCTTGTACGGCGTCAGCGATCCGCTCCGGTTGCGCCGGCAAACGCACAAGTTCGAAGCGGACTACATCGACTGGCTGATCGGTGACCCAGAACGGGATGCGGGCCGTTATCAGGCTCGCTCACCACTGGCCAACGCCGCCCGCCTGCGCACTCCGACCCTGTTTTTCCAGGGCCTGCGCGACGCCGTCGTGCTACCGGAACAAACCGAAGCCATGGTGGCGGCGTTGCACGCCAACGGCGTGCCGGTGGAATGCGTACGCTTCGCCGATGAACAGCATGGCTTCCGCTCACCGCGCAACCGGTCACTGGTACTGGAACGGGAACTGGCCTTCTACCGGCGCCATGACCCCGTCGGCCGGGAGTCCGGCCAATGA